A portion of the Streptomyces platensis genome contains these proteins:
- a CDS encoding aspartate aminotransferase family protein — MTGFDLTKLLAERGGERYDLHTRHLNHQLPRMLHTIGFDKVYERAEGAYFWDADGQDYLDMLAGFGVMGLGRHHPVVRQTLHDVLDAQLADLTRFDCQPLPGLLAEKLLTHAPHLDRVFFGNSGTEAIETALKFARYATGRPRILYCTHAFHGLTTGSLSVNGEDGFRDGFAPLLPDTAIALGDLAALERELKRGDVAGFVIEPIQGKGVHPTPPGFLRAAQELLHRHKALLIADEVQTGLGRTGDFFAYQHEDGVEPDLVCVAKALSGGYVPVGATLGKDWIFKKVYSSMDRVLVHSASFGANAQAMAAGLAVLSVLEDEQLVAGARRTGELLRSRLAELIPRYELLHDVRGRGLMIGIEFGRPKSLGLRSRWTMLQTARKGLFAQMVVVPLLQRHRILTQVSGDHLEVIKLIPPLIIGEREVDRFVEAFTAVMDDAHGGGGLMWDFGRTLVKQAVANR; from the coding sequence GTGACCGGATTCGACCTGACCAAGCTGCTCGCCGAGCGCGGCGGCGAGCGCTACGACCTGCACACCCGCCATCTCAACCACCAGCTGCCGCGGATGCTGCACACCATCGGCTTCGACAAGGTCTACGAGCGGGCCGAGGGCGCCTACTTCTGGGACGCCGACGGCCAGGACTACCTGGACATGCTCGCGGGCTTCGGGGTGATGGGCCTCGGCCGGCACCACCCCGTCGTCCGGCAGACGCTGCACGACGTCCTGGACGCCCAACTGGCCGATCTCACCCGCTTCGACTGCCAGCCGCTGCCCGGCCTGCTCGCCGAGAAGCTGCTGACCCACGCGCCCCATCTCGACCGGGTCTTCTTCGGCAACAGCGGCACCGAAGCCATCGAGACCGCGCTGAAGTTCGCCCGCTACGCCACCGGCCGCCCCCGCATCCTCTACTGCACCCATGCCTTCCACGGCCTGACCACCGGCTCGCTCTCCGTCAACGGCGAGGACGGCTTCCGGGACGGCTTCGCCCCGCTACTGCCGGACACCGCCATCGCGCTGGGCGATCTGGCCGCGCTGGAACGGGAGTTGAAGCGCGGCGACGTGGCGGGATTCGTGATCGAGCCCATCCAGGGCAAGGGCGTCCACCCGACCCCGCCGGGTTTCCTGCGCGCCGCCCAGGAACTGCTGCACCGGCACAAGGCCCTGCTGATCGCCGATGAGGTGCAGACCGGCCTGGGCCGCACCGGTGACTTCTTCGCCTATCAGCACGAGGACGGTGTCGAGCCGGATCTGGTGTGTGTGGCCAAGGCGCTGTCCGGCGGATATGTGCCGGTCGGGGCGACGCTCGGCAAGGACTGGATCTTCAAGAAGGTCTACTCGTCCATGGACCGGGTGCTGGTGCACTCCGCCAGCTTCGGCGCCAACGCCCAGGCGATGGCCGCCGGTCTGGCGGTGCTCTCGGTGCTGGAGGACGAGCAGCTGGTGGCCGGCGCCCGGCGCACCGGCGAACTGCTGCGCTCCCGGCTGGCGGAGCTGATCCCCCGCTACGAGCTGCTGCACGACGTACGGGGCCGCGGCCTGATGATCGGCATCGAGTTCGGCCGTCCCAAGTCCCTCGGTCTGCGCAGCCGCTGGACGATGCTCCAGACGGCCCGCAAGGGGCTGTTCGCGCAGATGGTCGTGGTGCCGCTGCTCCAGCGGCACCGCATTCTGACCCAGGTCTCCGGGGACCATCTGGAGGTCATTAAGCTGATTCCGCCGCTGATCATCGGCGAGCGGGAAGTGGACCGTTTCGTCGAGGCCTTCACGGCCGTCATGGACGACGCCCATGGGGGCGGCGGCCTGATGTGGGACTTCGGGCGGACGCTGGTCAAACAGGCGGTCGCCAACCGCTGA
- a CDS encoding tyrosine-protein phosphatase, which translates to MTQQTPQVPQAQPELTEVRNFRDVGGLPTVDGRRVREGRLFRSGHLAHATDTDAAFLAGLGLHTIFDFRNSSDIKMEGPDVALPGVRNVNIPLTDPADGAEFWAMVRDGELEQLRSALGDGKAAARMAATYRHIITTRTEDHSKVLHALAEDSVPALMHCAAGKDRAGLSVAVTLLAVGVERDAIEADYLKSNDPHRRYKIRRSDNSAVGMSQEVMELLSPLFGAHTDYLTAAYDAIHQTWGSTEKYLTDGLKLTPAVRERLRAQLLTD; encoded by the coding sequence GTGACGCAGCAGACGCCGCAGGTCCCACAGGCCCAGCCCGAGCTCACGGAGGTCCGCAACTTCCGCGATGTGGGCGGCCTGCCGACCGTGGACGGGCGTCGCGTACGGGAGGGCAGGCTGTTCCGCAGTGGCCACCTCGCCCATGCGACCGATACCGACGCCGCTTTTCTGGCCGGGCTCGGGCTGCACACCATCTTCGATTTCCGCAATTCCTCGGACATCAAGATGGAAGGCCCCGATGTCGCGCTGCCCGGCGTGCGCAATGTGAACATTCCGCTCACCGACCCGGCCGACGGCGCGGAATTCTGGGCGATGGTGCGCGACGGTGAACTGGAGCAGCTGCGCTCCGCACTCGGCGACGGCAAGGCCGCGGCCCGTATGGCCGCGACGTACCGCCACATCATCACCACCCGCACCGAAGACCACAGCAAGGTGCTGCATGCGCTCGCCGAGGACAGCGTTCCGGCGCTGATGCACTGTGCGGCCGGCAAGGACCGGGCGGGGCTGTCCGTCGCCGTGACCCTGCTCGCGGTCGGAGTCGAGCGGGACGCGATCGAGGCGGACTACCTCAAGTCCAACGATCCCCACCGCCGCTACAAGATCCGCCGCTCCGACAACTCCGCGGTCGGGATGTCGCAGGAGGTCATGGAGCTGCTCTCGCCGCTGTTCGGTGCGCACACCGACTACCTCACGGCCGCCTACGACGCGATCCACCAGACCTGGGGCTCGACGGAGAAGTACCTCACCGACGGTCTGAAGCTGACGCCCGCGGTCCGCGAGCGGCTGCGTGCCCAGCTCCTGACGGACTGA
- a CDS encoding SGNH/GDSL hydrolase family protein, giving the protein MADDSKYFSNGALGAIGSYAAVGDSFTEGVGDPGPDGAYIGWADRLAVLLSDQQAEGDFRYANLAVRGRLLDQIVEEQVPRAKALAPALVTFCAGGNDILRPGSDPDAVAERYEAAVADLREEVGAVLLCTGFDTRGIPVLKHLRGKIATYTAHVRAIADRHDCPVLDLWSLKSVQDRRAWSDDRLHLSADGHTRVALRAAQVLGLRVPADPDQPWPPEAERSAADARRDNIHWAREHLVPWIGRRLRGESSGDHVEPKRPDLLPL; this is encoded by the coding sequence GTGGCAGACGATTCGAAGTACTTCAGCAACGGCGCCCTCGGCGCCATCGGGTCGTACGCAGCCGTCGGGGACAGCTTTACAGAGGGGGTCGGGGATCCCGGCCCTGACGGGGCGTACATCGGTTGGGCGGACCGGCTCGCGGTCCTGCTCTCGGACCAACAGGCGGAGGGGGACTTCCGCTATGCGAATCTCGCGGTCAGGGGCCGGCTCCTGGACCAGATCGTGGAGGAGCAGGTGCCCCGGGCGAAAGCCCTCGCCCCCGCACTGGTGACGTTCTGCGCCGGCGGCAATGACATCCTGCGGCCGGGCTCGGACCCGGACGCGGTCGCCGAGCGCTATGAGGCGGCGGTCGCCGATCTGCGGGAGGAGGTCGGGGCGGTCCTGCTCTGCACCGGTTTCGACACCCGCGGAATCCCCGTCCTCAAGCATCTGCGCGGCAAGATCGCGACGTATACGGCGCATGTCCGGGCCATCGCGGACCGGCACGACTGCCCGGTCCTGGATCTGTGGTCGCTCAAGTCGGTGCAGGACCGGCGGGCGTGGAGCGATGACCGGCTGCATCTGTCCGCCGACGGGCACACCCGGGTGGCGCTGCGCGCGGCGCAGGTGCTCGGGCTGCGGGTGCCGGCCGATCCGGACCAGCCCTGGCCCCCGGAGGCGGAGCGCTCGGCCGCCGACGCGCGGCGGGACAACATCCACTGGGCGCGGGAGCATCTCGTGCCGTGGATCGGACGCCGGCTGCGCGGGGAGTCCTCCGGCGATCATGTCGAGCCCAAGCGGCCCGATCTGCTGCCGCTGTAG
- a CDS encoding ATP-binding protein: MTDIAHSYDVASSNNAPSLGRCGGFVAQYPQDAFHLPARRTSVPEARRRVSALLREWGADQQVRDDVELVVSELFTNAVRHTDSEKVGCELALFGAHIRIEITDQGGPQDSAPHIQPGSVDQECGRGLFLVGALSESWGSRPTDSGQGRVVWADLPYSSLAH; this comes from the coding sequence GTGACCGACATCGCACATAGTTACGACGTGGCTTCCTCCAACAACGCTCCTTCGTTAGGGCGCTGTGGCGGCTTTGTCGCCCAGTACCCGCAGGACGCGTTCCACTTGCCGGCGCGACGCACCTCCGTTCCCGAGGCGCGCAGACGCGTCAGTGCGCTGCTGCGCGAGTGGGGCGCGGATCAACAAGTCCGCGACGACGTGGAGTTGGTGGTCTCCGAACTGTTCACCAATGCGGTACGGCACACCGACAGCGAGAAGGTCGGCTGCGAGCTCGCACTCTTCGGCGCGCACATACGCATAGAGATCACGGACCAGGGCGGCCCGCAGGACTCGGCGCCGCACATCCAGCCCGGCAGCGTGGACCAGGAGTGCGGACGAGGGCTGTTCCTCGTCGGCGCACTGTCCGAGAGCTGGGGCTCGCGGCCCACCGACAGCGGTCAGGGCCGGGTCGTCTGGGCCGACCTGCCGTACTCCTCCCTCGCCCACTGA
- a CDS encoding helix-turn-helix domain-containing protein gives MADPRSAGAPTVLRVVLGKRLQDLREKAGLSFEQAAAALDVTHATIRRMEKAEVGLKLPYVEKLLATYGVTDEKEIEGFVSLAREANKPGWWHRFRDVLPEWFSAFVSLESEANLIRAYQPHYIPGLLQTEDYAAAVLKAGMPHASAMDIDRIVALRMERQSLLTRDNAPMLWVVMDETVLRRPIGGPKVMRDQVTRLMEATALPNVRLQIMPFAAGPHPAMYGPFHIFRFPIPELPDIAYAESLVGAVYFDQRNDVSQFLEALDRMCAQAAPAHTTEAILGGFRKEI, from the coding sequence GTGGCGGACCCACGGTCGGCAGGGGCACCCACCGTCCTGCGGGTGGTGCTCGGCAAGCGGCTACAGGACCTGCGTGAGAAAGCGGGCCTCTCCTTCGAGCAGGCCGCCGCGGCCCTCGATGTGACCCACGCCACGATACGGCGGATGGAAAAGGCCGAGGTCGGACTCAAACTCCCCTACGTCGAGAAGCTGCTGGCGACCTACGGCGTCACCGACGAGAAGGAGATCGAGGGCTTCGTCTCCCTCGCCCGCGAGGCCAACAAGCCCGGCTGGTGGCACCGGTTCCGCGATGTCCTGCCCGAGTGGTTCAGCGCGTTCGTCAGCCTGGAGAGCGAAGCCAACCTCATCCGGGCCTACCAACCGCACTACATCCCCGGGCTGTTGCAGACCGAGGACTATGCCGCCGCCGTCCTGAAGGCCGGGATGCCGCATGCCTCCGCGATGGATATCGACCGTATCGTCGCGCTGCGCATGGAGCGCCAGTCCCTGCTGACCCGTGACAACGCCCCGATGCTCTGGGTGGTCATGGACGAGACCGTGCTGCGGCGCCCGATCGGCGGACCGAAGGTGATGCGCGACCAGGTCACCCGGCTCATGGAAGCCACCGCGCTGCCGAACGTCCGGCTCCAGATCATGCCCTTCGCCGCGGGCCCGCACCCCGCCATGTACGGCCCCTTCCACATCTTCCGCTTCCCGATCCCGGAACTCCCGGACATCGCGTACGCGGAAAGCCTCGTCGGAGCCGTGTACTTCGACCAGCGCAACGACGTCTCGCAGTTCCTGGAGGCCCTGGACCGGATGTGTGCACAGGCCGCGCCGGCACACACCACCGAGGCCATTCTGGGTGGCTTTCGCAAGGAGATCTGA
- a CDS encoding DUF397 domain-containing protein: MDRIRIYNGMPAKELGSEGWHKPWSGGNGGECVEAMRLGDGRIALRQSTDPDGPALIYTHHEMVSFIEGAKAGHADFLLTAAPGRCTERRTA, translated from the coding sequence ATGGATCGCATACGCATCTACAACGGCATGCCCGCCAAAGAGCTGGGCTCTGAGGGCTGGCACAAGCCGTGGAGCGGCGGCAACGGGGGCGAGTGCGTCGAGGCCATGCGGCTGGGGGACGGCCGGATAGCGCTGCGGCAGTCGACCGACCCGGACGGCCCTGCCCTGATCTACACCCACCACGAAATGGTGAGCTTCATCGAGGGGGCGAAGGCCGGCCACGCCGACTTCCTGCTCACGGCGGCGCCGGGCCGGTGCACCGAACGGAGGACGGCATGA
- a CDS encoding SAM-dependent methyltransferase produces MTEQGISQGAPDGELPEMGPYVQGPEHSGFSAAEIDTSRPHPARMYDYYLGGWDNYEVDRVAAERVIEVHPQVRLSARANRAFLRRAVRELVAGGIRQIIDIGTGIPTSPNTHEVARETAPDTRVVYVDNDPIVATHAGARLTNTERTGFVLGDVRDPKALLDHPTVRELIDFDRPVALLLVAVLHFIRDDEEPAALIATLAEALPAGSHLVLTHATGEPYEDYAAGRTDERARDGVVNVYKSATATLNLRSKAEVEPLFGPFALLDPGVVRVPLWRPDGPVPGPKELNDTVFYGGVGRKS; encoded by the coding sequence ATGACCGAGCAGGGCATATCCCAGGGGGCGCCGGACGGTGAGCTCCCGGAGATGGGACCGTACGTCCAGGGGCCGGAGCACTCGGGCTTCTCGGCCGCGGAGATCGACACCAGCCGGCCGCACCCCGCCCGGATGTACGACTACTACCTCGGCGGCTGGGACAACTACGAGGTCGACCGGGTGGCCGCGGAGCGGGTCATCGAGGTCCACCCCCAGGTACGGCTCAGCGCCCGCGCCAACCGCGCGTTCCTGCGGCGGGCGGTGCGCGAGCTGGTCGCCGGCGGCATCCGCCAGATCATCGACATCGGCACCGGCATCCCCACCTCGCCCAACACCCATGAGGTCGCCCGGGAGACCGCCCCCGACACCCGGGTCGTGTACGTCGACAACGACCCCATCGTCGCCACCCACGCCGGCGCCCGGCTGACCAACACCGAGCGCACCGGATTCGTGCTCGGCGATGTCCGCGACCCCAAGGCGCTGCTGGACCACCCCACCGTCCGGGAACTGATCGACTTCGACCGGCCGGTGGCACTGCTGCTGGTGGCCGTACTGCACTTCATCCGGGACGACGAGGAACCCGCCGCGCTCATCGCCACCCTGGCCGAGGCACTCCCCGCGGGCAGCCATCTCGTCCTGACCCATGCGACCGGTGAGCCCTATGAGGACTACGCCGCGGGCCGCACGGACGAGCGGGCGCGCGACGGCGTGGTGAACGTCTACAAGAGCGCCACCGCCACCCTCAATCTGCGGTCGAAGGCCGAGGTGGAGCCGCTCTTCGGGCCGTTCGCCCTGCTGGACCCGGGTGTCGTACGGGTGCCGCTGTGGCGGCCGGACGGCCCGGTGCCCGGCCCGAAGGAGCTCAACGACACCGTTTTCTACGGTGGAGTGGGCCGCAAGAGCTGA
- a CDS encoding carbohydrate kinase family protein, with amino-acid sequence MTFQQVSEPYDAYDVLVVGGSGVDTVVSVGALPVPLADSYAVPPLYEGAGHTGTGVALGCAALGLTTGFVDFIGDDHPGTLVRERMAGSGVDFRPLISPHGTRRAVNLVAPDGRRMSFYDARDPAELRMPPEHYLPPLRRARHVHLSIMNFARFLYDDIEALGLPVSTDLQDWDGLTDHHREFALRSDLVFLSTAGASERIAVVMREILHEGRAEAVIATAGAGGAYLLSADDRTPRLVPAVVPPGPVVDSNGAGDAFTSGFLYGRLAGRDLEECARLGAVAGAYACTSRGTHTALVGPEELHAALRAKATAPLTAPPGGDGHRIPGPPDAQVSPTGA; translated from the coding sequence GTGACATTCCAGCAGGTTTCTGAGCCGTATGACGCCTATGACGTCCTCGTCGTCGGCGGGTCGGGCGTGGACACCGTCGTGTCGGTCGGCGCGCTGCCGGTGCCGCTCGCCGATTCGTACGCGGTCCCGCCGCTGTACGAAGGGGCGGGGCACACCGGTACCGGTGTCGCGCTGGGCTGCGCGGCGCTCGGGCTCACCACCGGGTTCGTGGACTTCATCGGCGACGACCATCCGGGCACTCTGGTCCGCGAGCGGATGGCCGGCAGCGGCGTCGACTTCCGGCCGCTGATCTCTCCGCACGGCACCCGGCGTGCGGTCAACCTCGTCGCCCCGGACGGCCGCCGGATGTCGTTCTACGACGCCCGGGACCCGGCCGAGCTGCGGATGCCGCCGGAGCACTATCTGCCCCCGCTGCGCCGCGCCCGGCACGTCCACCTGTCGATCATGAACTTCGCCCGTTTCCTGTACGACGACATCGAGGCGCTGGGCCTCCCCGTCTCCACGGATCTCCAGGACTGGGACGGGCTGACGGACCATCATCGGGAGTTCGCACTCCGCTCCGACCTGGTGTTCCTCAGTACGGCCGGGGCGAGTGAACGGATCGCGGTCGTGATGCGGGAGATCCTGCACGAGGGGCGCGCCGAGGCGGTGATCGCCACGGCCGGGGCGGGCGGCGCCTACCTCCTCAGCGCCGACGACCGCACCCCACGCCTGGTGCCGGCCGTGGTCCCGCCCGGCCCCGTCGTGGACAGCAATGGCGCGGGCGACGCCTTCACCAGCGGCTTCCTCTACGGCAGGCTGGCGGGCCGGGACCTGGAGGAGTGTGCGCGCCTGGGCGCCGTCGCGGGGGCGTATGCCTGTACCTCGCGCGGCACCCACACCGCCCTCGTCGGGCCCGAGGAGCTGCACGCGGCCCTCCGCGCCAAGGCGACGGCCCCGCTCACGGCGCCGCCGGGCGGTGACGGGCACCGGATCCCGGGCCCGCCGGATGCCCAGGTGTCGCCCACGGGGGCGTAG
- a CDS encoding MBL fold metallo-hydrolase encodes MTGSRPRRTRLSALRPASFGIAPTGERLARMRRSPQFVDGQFRNPVPTRQLLHGSALPMARTQLSREGRLRRAPVGPIPVYRPTAADWGQPPASGLRLTWMGHSSVLAEIDGQRVLFDPVWGERCSPFTWAGPQRLHPVPLALDELDPVDAVVISHDHYDHLDMSTVQVLAGTGAAFVVPLGIGADLEFWGVPAERITELDWHESTRVGGLTLTATPAQHFCGRGLRGPQHTLWASWVVAGPEHRIFHSGDTGYFSGFAEISAAHGPFDATMIQIGAYSDFWPDIHMTPEEGVRAHLDLQGGEPRGVLLPIHWGTFNLAPHPWAEPAERTLAAGRRSGVDTAHPRPGEPFEPAEPAAVYPWWRAIAVPPVHGWPAWPSAVSPTDVGLAADR; translated from the coding sequence GTGACCGGTTCCCGACCCCGCCGCACTCGACTTTCCGCGCTGCGGCCCGCGAGCTTCGGAATCGCACCCACCGGGGAGCGGCTGGCCAGGATGCGCAGGTCGCCCCAGTTCGTGGACGGCCAGTTCCGCAACCCCGTGCCGACCAGGCAGCTGCTGCACGGCTCCGCGCTGCCGATGGCGCGTACCCAGCTGAGCCGGGAGGGCCGGCTGCGCCGGGCGCCGGTCGGGCCGATTCCGGTGTACCGTCCGACCGCCGCCGACTGGGGCCAGCCGCCCGCTTCCGGGCTGCGGCTCACCTGGATGGGCCATTCGAGCGTGCTGGCCGAGATAGACGGGCAGCGGGTGCTCTTCGACCCGGTCTGGGGCGAGCGCTGTTCGCCGTTCACCTGGGCCGGTCCCCAGCGGCTGCACCCGGTGCCCCTCGCACTGGACGAGCTGGACCCGGTCGATGCCGTGGTGATCTCACACGACCACTACGACCATCTCGACATGTCGACGGTCCAGGTCCTGGCCGGTACCGGCGCGGCCTTCGTCGTACCGCTCGGCATCGGCGCCGACCTGGAGTTCTGGGGAGTGCCCGCGGAGCGGATCACCGAGCTCGACTGGCACGAGTCCACCCGCGTCGGCGGCCTGACCCTCACGGCCACCCCTGCCCAGCATTTCTGCGGCCGCGGGCTGCGCGGACCGCAGCACACCCTGTGGGCCTCCTGGGTGGTCGCGGGCCCCGAGCACCGGATCTTCCACAGCGGCGATACCGGCTACTTCTCCGGCTTCGCGGAGATCAGCGCGGCGCACGGCCCGTTCGACGCCACGATGATCCAGATCGGCGCGTACAGCGACTTCTGGCCGGACATCCACATGACCCCCGAAGAGGGCGTCCGGGCCCACCTCGACCTCCAGGGCGGCGAGCCGCGCGGGGTGCTGCTGCCGATCCATTGGGGCACGTTCAACCTCGCCCCGCACCCCTGGGCGGAGCCTGCCGAACGCACACTGGCCGCCGGCCGTAGGTCCGGGGTCGACACGGCCCACCCCAGACCCGGCGAGCCCTTCGAGCCCGCCGAGCCGGCGGCCGTCTATCCGTGGTGGCGGGCGATCGCGGTGCCGCCCGTCCATGGCTGGCCCGCCTGGCCGTCGGCGGTGTCCCCCACCGACGTGGGCCTCGCCGCGGACCGCTGA
- a CDS encoding alpha/beta fold hydrolase: MPAFAAPDGTQLAYHVVGEGEPLLCLPGGPMRASGYLGDLGGLSERRRLIKLDLRGTGDSARPADPATYRCDRQVADVEALRVHLGLDRVDLLAHSAAGDLALLYAARHPQRIRTLALITARARALGVDFTEAHRREAAALRTAEPWFGAAYGAYERVWAGSVADADWDAIAPFFYGRWDAAAQAHAASEVAQTHEEAAEIYASGGAFAPEEARAAVAGMGARVLLLAGEVDSGPLPRIAADIAQLIPRAELVIQPGAGHYPWLDDPGRFTRTVAAFLGQEPAGLAV, translated from the coding sequence ATGCCTGCCTTCGCCGCTCCGGACGGGACCCAACTCGCCTATCACGTCGTGGGCGAGGGCGAGCCGCTGCTCTGCCTGCCCGGTGGGCCCATGCGGGCCTCCGGCTACCTCGGCGATCTCGGTGGACTGTCCGAGCGCCGCCGGCTGATCAAGCTCGATCTGCGCGGCACCGGCGACTCCGCCCGCCCCGCCGACCCGGCGACCTACCGCTGCGACCGGCAGGTCGCCGATGTCGAAGCCCTCCGGGTGCACCTCGGGCTGGACCGGGTCGACCTCCTCGCGCACTCGGCGGCCGGCGACCTGGCGCTCCTCTACGCGGCCCGGCATCCGCAGCGCATCCGTACCCTCGCCCTGATCACCGCGCGCGCCCGCGCTCTCGGTGTCGACTTCACCGAGGCGCACCGCCGGGAGGCGGCCGCCCTGCGCACCGCCGAGCCCTGGTTCGGGGCCGCGTACGGCGCCTATGAACGGGTCTGGGCCGGCTCCGTGGCCGACGCCGACTGGGACGCCATCGCCCCCTTCTTCTACGGCCGTTGGGACGCGGCCGCGCAGGCGCATGCCGCGTCCGAGGTGGCGCAGACCCACGAGGAGGCCGCGGAGATCTATGCGTCCGGTGGCGCCTTCGCCCCTGAGGAAGCCCGCGCCGCCGTCGCGGGCATGGGCGCGCGGGTCCTGCTGCTCGCCGGTGAAGTGGACAGCGGCCCGCTTCCCCGTATCGCGGCGGACATCGCGCAGCTGATCCCCCGGGCCGAACTGGTCATTCAGCCGGGCGCCGGCCACTACCCCTGGCTCGACGATCCCGGCCGCTTCACCCGGACCGTCGCGGCGTTCCTCGGTCAGGAGCCTGCCGGGCTCGCCGTCTGA
- a CDS encoding TetR/AcrR family transcriptional regulator, whose product MSETTQPLGRRERKKAATRQALADAALRLFLERGYDQVSIKDIAEAADVSTTTLFKHFPGKEALVFDADSDHEAALVAAVRERPASRSVPAALRDHLLRCHLGTATDPAFARFRQLVTSTPALRDYGHRMWMRHETTLAQAIAADAGAPEDDPASAALAHFALEALALARGQEDPRAALDAAFDLLERGWQPPARRAARTSEQGAE is encoded by the coding sequence GTGAGTGAGACGACACAGCCCCTCGGCCGCCGCGAGCGCAAGAAGGCCGCCACCCGCCAGGCGCTGGCCGACGCGGCACTGCGGCTGTTTCTCGAACGCGGCTATGACCAGGTCAGCATCAAGGACATCGCCGAAGCCGCCGATGTCTCCACCACGACGCTCTTCAAGCACTTCCCCGGCAAGGAAGCCCTGGTCTTCGACGCGGACAGCGACCACGAGGCCGCCCTGGTCGCGGCCGTCCGCGAGCGCCCCGCCAGCCGGTCCGTTCCCGCCGCTCTGCGGGACCACCTCCTGCGCTGCCATCTCGGCACCGCCACCGACCCCGCGTTCGCCCGGTTCCGACAGCTCGTCACGAGCACCCCGGCACTCCGTGACTACGGCCACCGCATGTGGATGCGGCACGAAACCACCCTCGCGCAGGCCATCGCCGCCGACGCCGGCGCCCCCGAGGACGACCCGGCCAGCGCCGCACTCGCGCACTTCGCCCTCGAAGCGCTCGCCCTCGCCCGTGGCCAGGAAGACCCCCGCGCGGCCCTCGACGCCGCCTTCGACCTGCTGGAACGCGGCTGGCAGCCACCCGCCCGGCGCGCCGCCCGCACCTCGGAACAGGGCGCCGAATAA
- a CDS encoding FAD-dependent oxidoreductase encodes MPTTRTHAPQIAIVGAGPGGLTCARVLQRHGIDVTVYDRDASADARNQGGTLDLHADSGQIALREAGLLDDFHALARPEGQAQRMLTRHGEVLVDYRPTSDEDAAPEIDRGQLRTLLADSLAPGTLRWGHTLTSATPGPAGTHRLTFDHGVTRDVDLVIGADGAWSRVRPLVSDATPVYTGVTFLEARYDEVDTAHPAVAELVGDGNVFATGDHKGLIGQRNSNQHVRAYIALKDDADWYRAAGIDLDDTDAVRAALLRAFTGWDERLLVLITDNDGPYVNRPLFVLPAPHTWPHTPGVTLLGDAAHLMAPLGGYGANFAMLDGCELALALARHDTHDEAVTVYERTMMSRAAAVGDGAEALAGVFGPGDRDRSDVPDFAEAKERYRQGAAAYRSR; translated from the coding sequence ATGCCCACCACCCGCACCCACGCCCCGCAGATCGCCATCGTCGGCGCCGGCCCCGGCGGTCTGACCTGTGCCCGCGTCCTCCAGCGCCACGGCATCGACGTCACCGTCTACGACCGGGACGCCTCCGCCGACGCCCGCAACCAGGGCGGCACCCTGGACCTGCACGCGGACTCCGGACAGATCGCCCTGCGGGAAGCCGGACTTCTCGACGACTTCCACGCCCTGGCCCGTCCCGAGGGCCAGGCCCAGCGGATGCTCACCCGCCATGGCGAGGTGCTCGTCGACTACCGCCCCACCAGCGACGAGGACGCCGCCCCCGAGATCGACCGCGGGCAACTCCGCACCCTGCTGGCGGACTCCCTCGCACCCGGCACCCTCCGGTGGGGCCACACCCTCACCTCCGCCACCCCGGGCCCGGCCGGTACCCACCGCCTCACCTTCGACCACGGCGTCACCAGGGACGTCGACCTCGTCATCGGTGCGGACGGCGCCTGGTCCCGGGTGCGACCGCTGGTCAGCGACGCCACGCCCGTCTACACCGGCGTGACCTTCCTGGAGGCCCGCTACGACGAGGTCGACACCGCGCACCCCGCCGTCGCCGAACTCGTCGGTGACGGCAACGTCTTCGCCACCGGCGACCACAAGGGCCTGATCGGCCAGCGCAACAGCAACCAGCACGTCCGCGCGTACATCGCCCTCAAGGACGACGCGGACTGGTACCGCGCCGCCGGCATCGACCTCGATGACACCGACGCCGTACGCGCCGCGCTGCTCCGGGCCTTCACCGGCTGGGACGAGCGGCTCCTCGTCCTGATCACCGACAACGACGGCCCGTACGTCAACCGGCCGCTGTTCGTCCTCCCGGCCCCGCACACCTGGCCCCACACCCCGGGCGTCACCCTGCTCGGGGACGCCGCCCATCTGATGGCTCCCCTGGGTGGTTACGGTGCCAACTTCGCCATGCTCGACGGCTGCGAACTCGCGTTGGCCCTCGCCCGCCATGACACCCACGACGAGGCCGTCACCGTCTATGAACGGACCATGATGTCCCGCGCCGCCGCGGTCGGTGACGGCGCCGAGGCCCTGGCGGGCGTCTTCGGGCCGGGGGACCGCGACCGCTCCGATGTCCCCGACTTCGCCGAGGCCAAGGAGCGGTACCGGCAGGGGGCCGCCGCATATCGCAGCCGGTGA